The DNA window GGTCATCGTCATGTAtttgcgctgcttcaccggcgacCGTCCTCGGCAGTGGCTCCGTTGGCTGCCGTGGGCGGAGTACACCTACAACACCGCCTATCAGTCATCGCTCCGTGAAACTCCGTTTTGTGTCGTCTATGGCAGGGACCCCCCGACCATCCGCTCCTATGAGCCCGGCGAGACCCGCGTCGCAGCGGTTGCCCAGGAGATGGAGGAGCACGCTGCCTTCCTCGACGACATCCGCTATCGCCTGGAACAGGCACAAGCGGTCCAGAAGCGCGTCTACGACCAGCACCACAGGCCGGTGTCCTTCCAGGTCGGCGATTGGGCTCTTCTTCGCCTTCGGCAGCCGGCAGCAGCATCCCTCCCACGCTCGGCAACAGGGAAGCTCAAGCTGCGATACGTCGGGCCGTACCAGGTGGCGGATCTCATCAACGAGGTAGCTGTGCGGCTACAGCTTCCTCCTGGTGCTCGCCTTCATGATGTGTTCCACGTCGACGTCCTCAAGAAGTTTGTCGGTACCCCACTGGTCGTTCCACCGCTGCTGCCTCCGCTCCTGCATGGTGCGGTGGTGCCTGCTCCTGCCCGGGTGACTCGAGCTCGGCTGGCCCGGGGCGTGCGCCAGGTGCTCATTGAATGGCAGGGCAAACCACCTGTTTCGGCTACATGGGAGGATCTGGACGACCTTCGTGCTCGGTTCCCTtcctttcagctcgaggacgagctggacttcgaggcggggagagatgtcatgtgcggGCGCACATATGCCAGGCGCGGGCGCGCCCACGACGTGCGACGCGCGGCTGAGCATGCTGGGCGCGCTGGGCAGGCGCTGCAGGAATTATCCTCTAGTGGCTAAAGATAGAAACTCAGATTAGTTAGTTGTTTGGAAATTCCTAGAATCAAGGAGAGCCTTCTCTATTTCGGTTGGGCCATTGGCCATATATATTTGTAATAGTTTGACAATGAAGGCAACAAGAATTATATccctaatctctctctctctctttctgttAAGCCTGCGGTGGAGGGGAATAAtctcaccggagaagacggccgacggcTACGAACTACGTAGCCGCGGTCCGGCCGGTCGGGGGTTCGACGCCCTTGACAGGTCACTACACCAATCATGCACGAGCAAAAAGTGTAATAACTCAAACTTTAATTAGTCAATAGATATGAGGAAATCGGTAATGCAGTACCTCTCCTTCTATTCATTTGTACATGGAGGGCAGCTGAAGTGCTCAACTCTGATGTCGCTTGCCGCCATTCCCATATGTGACCCAATAGGTGTGGTTCCTTGACGTTTATTATGATGCACTTGTACATACGAGTTACCAAATTAATGAGCATCGACCAATGATAAAATTTTCATCTACTACTATCTCTCACAACTAAACAAATACCTTTCATTCATCACCATCACATGTCTGTATGGATGCATCTGGAAGTCATCCCTTCCTTGGATATCGGACTCATACACAACCATACCAATGACAACACAAACGATAGGTATTGATAGAATAGGAGCATGAACAGTTAACCACATGATTTTAAATATAGGCGTATGAGATATACCTGCAAAAATGGATGGACTAATCATGATCGTATACATCCTCGATTTCTACAAAGGTATGAGGACACTGAGCAATCCAGATAGGTTTTTGTGGTGCATTAACCATAGTTTATGGAGATAGAACGACATAGTAATGAACACATAAACGAAAAATATAGCGCAAGTGATTGGCGCAAAGCCAGCTCTCATGAAGTCATAAGCTTCTCCTAGACCAAGCAAACTGTTGAACCTCATGGTGGATGAGCAGGTGCATTCAAAGCTTATCTTTTTGGACCATGTCTAAAAATTTTGTCTATAGACAATTGTTATCTATCTGTTGGATACAATGTTGTTACTAGGAACTAAAATGGAGGCGATTGCCTACGCGATCAAACCTTGAGGTTTGACAGTTTGCTTGGTCTAGGAGAAGCTTATGACTTCATGAGAGTTGGCTTCGCGCCTACTTATGTTGATCGCTTGTGCTACATTTCCATTTATGTGCTGACGACTATGTCGTTCTATCTCCACAAACTATGGTTAATGCACCACAGAGAACTATCTGGATTACTCAGTGTCCTCGTACCTTTATGGAAATCGAGGATGTATATGATTAGGATGAGTCCATTTTTGCAGGTATATCTCATACGCCTATATTTAAAATCATGTAGTAACTGTTCATGCTACTATTCCATCAATACATATCATTTGTGTTTGTAGATGTCATTGATATGGTTGTGTATGTGTCCGATATCCAAGAAAGGGATGACTTCCAGATGGGTCCGTAGAGACATGTTGTGGTGATGAATGAAAGGTATTTGTTTAGTTGTGAGAGATAGTAGATTAAAAAATTTATCATTGATCGATGCGAATAAATTTTGTAACTTGTAGGTACAAGTGCATCATAATAAACGTCAAGGAACCACGCCTATTGAGTCACATATGGGAATGGCGGCAAGCGGCATCAGAGTTGCGCACTTTAGCTGTCCTCCATGTACAAATGAATAGAAGGAGAGGTACTGCATTACCGATGTCCTCATATCTCTTGACTAATTAAAGTTTTAGTTATTACATTTTTTGCTCATGCATGATAGGTGGAGTGACCACTACTGAATTCAAACAAATGGTATTATGTCCTATTCGTATTTGTAATCAGGCGTATTCATTTCAAGGTGAGGTTCTTTTAGGATAATTCATTGATTTAATTTCTCAGATATAGCACTAATCCAAAAGTTTTTTGTTTATAGGCCTACGTAATCGTCTGCTTGTTGATGAAGCCAAACATcaccaagttgaagaatttgcccATGACACTGTGTTGCATCTCATAGAGAAGCCATGATGCTTACTCACCGATTTAGAGAAATAAATAATATTGAGATTATTTACACATTTTTGACATGCACTTTCAATATATGAAGGACATGAATTTAGTTCAATAAGTGTCACTTTGTGGCTTTTCATTGGTTAGAAAGATTCAAAATATGTAGACCGCACAATGTTGCCTATGTATTTGGTTGCTGCATTTAGTTTGTAATAATCAAAGTATCTAGACTATTTAATATTTCTACCACGATCTTGGTTGCTTGATTTAATTTATATAATGATCAAATTATTCGAAGCATTGTTGCTGCTTTCTGCTTCACTATTTTTCACAAATTAGTATGGTGAATATCTTCTGAAAAGGAAATGTTTATAGAAAAACTACCGAATCTGGGCTGCATTGTAGCCCAACACTCAAATGTTGCCATCGTGTTCTCGCTGAGACGTGCCAAGCAGTGTACACCAAGAAAATTGTACCGAGGATTCCAACATTTATTATCTAAGCATGGGTTGGAACCGTTTTGAACCTCAAAAGTTGTGACTCCAACCAAACCAGCCCAATCCATTACCCCGTACCCCCAAATCTATCATGCCCAAGACGCACGTGAAAACTATTGCTCCCAacctagagccatccgaccacaATCCAAACTGCTTAACCCATTCCAGCCCAATCCATTAGCAGGGTACTTGTGGCTGCACCCTTTATGTTTGTATGTACTAGATGGACGGTCCACCACCACGAATAGGTCTTTAGGGTAAGAAGGCATAGGCCCGTTCGCGTGCCTTTAAACCTGGCTTCATTCGCttctttttttatccggaacagtgttttcctctcacaaattcctccagattcatccagattaCTCCAGAATTTCTCCAAGCAAACGGGGCATAAACGTTCATGAAAGAAACCCAACGCACAGTCCCTAGATGCCACGTTGCTAAAAAGCTAACATTTTATTACCATGTGTTGTATAAAACCATTAGTCAAAATTACAGAGCGTATGTCATTAGCATGGTTGAACTAGCTAAGCAAGACTcactaccggactcagtggctttgccgggtgccaggagCATTCGGCAAAGCTCAATTTGCACTCgtcaaaggctttaccgagtgctgcactcggtaaaaaatgggtCGGCAAAGGTGCCTTTagcgagtgttttttgtcgggcactcgacaaagcctttgtcgagtgcccgacacttggcaaagttggaaccgaaaaaaaacctagaaaaaatgggaaaaaatgaaaaaaaaaatggatttttttaatcggtggaggcccccaccggggGGCGACCGCCCGTCTCCGGCATTTTTCATGTAAATTTCGCAGCAACgtggccgacgggattcgaacacgCGACCTCCTCTTGCGCgtgaacctcctctaccactgcacaacactgtcacttgtgtctggattccgttttagttcctaacatattatactaaaccgagtgtaaattgtttgtttgaggccctaaacgaattcaaataaaaaagttgtaaactacaaagtttcattactttttgagatctacacttttagtttaggaagtttttccatccgaggtcgtttacaaaatttgaattttaaaattttgaaattcaaacgtagttttgcatgacaagatgatttcaaatcaaaaagttgccaactacaatgtttcataacttttcgagatctacagagtttattttggttgtttttccatccgaggtcgtttgaaaagttcaaattttaaaattcaaacacagttttgcatgacaagatgatttcaaatcaaaaagttgccaactacaatgtttcataacttttcgagatctacagagtttattttggttgcttttccatccgaggtcgtttgaaaaattcgaattttaaatttttgaaattcaaacacaattttgcatgacaagatgatttcaaatcaaaaagttgccaattacaaagttttataacttttcgagatatacaaagtttattttggttgtttagtcatctgttcatccaatatggtcgttctaacattgttcacaaatcttatatatctctcttgtagtttcacaaactacaagagagatatgttagatttatgaataaatttactttcactttgttatatgaagaaaagaccaaaacaaacattgtacatcttgatgagttatacaactttgtagttgaaaacttttttatttgaattaatttactgctttaaaatgtgctttgaaattttctttaccgagtgtaaaaaaaaacactcggcaaagagcttctttgccgagtgtcaaaaaaacactctgCAAAGGCgtatttgctgagtgcccgaaaaacaatactcggcaaaccacttggcaCTCGGCGAAGAGCCGGTCCCGGTAGTGACTACTACTACCCATGTGTAAACCCACGAAAGAAAAAAATTGGAAACTTGGCGAGTATGCAAAAGTAGACACTTGTATGAATAAAAAGTGAATTAAGCTGTATGTATAGATAAAGAATATGGTCAAGGTACAAGGGACACTAACCTTTCTCCAAACTGGTGGTACTCAGAACTATTCAAATGCTTGGTCTTCGATGATCATGAATTGCTCTCCGCCTAAGCGTAACGAACGATGAACCCACACGAGAACATAATCGGTACATGCAAACAAACAATAAATAAAACCACACAACAAACATCAACAGCAGCAACACTAAATCATGATAGATTTATACTATACGTTGTTACGAACTCGTGAGTGTTAGTTTCATCAAAAACCGATTTAAAGCTGGTAAGTTATGATTAAAAACAGGTATCAGGAGCATTTTTGCAAAAGATAAATACGTTTTTTGCGATTTCCCATAGCAACCAAGACGCACATTTTCATATGTAAAATCAGAGAAACGAGAGAGGCAGGGACCTTTTCTGCAGACACGCCGGCGCTGACCGGCTCTTCCTCGGCCGAGCGGTGATGTTGACTTCGGTCAGCTGTCAATCTTGGCCATCGGTGGGCCATCGAGCGGTCAGGGCGGCTTGGCGACGATGGCGTGTGGTGACGGGAGCAGGCCCGACCATGGCGCCCAGACGGCAGCACGCACGGCCTAACGACGATCTCCGGCAGAGGCGCACGACAAGGTGTGTGGAGCGGCTCCATGGCTGCAGCTGCAGCGAACGATGCCGAGCCCGATGGGATCGATCTTGGCGGTGGATACGGCCGGAATCATCCTCGTGCTATGGACGCCGGAGAAGCGGTGGGCGGCGAGATCAGAGGCGGCGCCGGCAGGCGAGGTTTGGAAACAACAGGGGCGCCCGATTTATTCTGTGACGTGGAGTCGCACGGATCGAGGGCAAGGGAAGAAGAAGGTTCTGGTGCTGGACGGATCTTCCGCTGGGCCGAGGTAACGGGCCGGCCCAAGTGCAAGGAGGCGCGGCGGCACAATAGGGTTTCGGGTTTAGGGCCAAACCCACGAGGAAAAAGGGCTTGCGTggtaagaaaaaaaaagaggggtACAGCCCACAAAGAGAGAAGGACTGGGCCGAAAGGAGAATGGCGGCCTAAAAAAAGGaagcttttctttttcttctttttcttaagaTTGGATTTTGATCACTTCCAAAACCCTTTACGTTAAAAACTCTCAAATCGTTATAAACAAATTTGGGGAATCCCCTGTTAAACCATATATTTATAGAACCCAGTTTAAAATTTCTTTTACTTAAAAGTTTGGAAGCCAAAACAAACTGTTTTTAACACCTTtttaaatagaaaaaaaatcaaaatatattTTGAGCTCATTTAGAATATATATCTTAAAGAAGTACACTAAGTGGACTATGGCGCCCACCTCATCCACTTCTATGTGCCCGACTCGTGGGAACATGCAGGAGATACAGCAGAATGAGACTATGAACCAGCTAAAAAACAAGGCACTGACAGAGCTCGGAAGATTTCAGTCTGTTCCGACTTGAGGCATGGGCGCCGAGGTTGACGTGAAATCGATGGATGGAACACTGGGAATTGAAGATTTTTATTATAACAGTCTACAGCTATATAGTTGCATTTACAACTACACGTCTAGTAAAAAAAGAGAACACATCTTGCACTATTCAGGTTCAGAACACATCTGGGGAGGGCCGGCTGAGCCTCTCGTCCTCCAGTAGCTCGTATggatcaatgtatggttgcaccGACACCGGTGTCTTGCTTGCATCGTGTACAAAACTCGGTCCAATGTACTGCAACGAGAAACCAGGTCAATAACGATGCGGACACTTTGGTGCATTCAACTATACAAACATCTAAGATCAGTAGAAACTGTCAGCTAGATAAAGCTACTCTGCATGCATATTCCAGATGAGTAAACGACAACTCAATAGCAGTAGTTGAAAACAACGGAGTTTGGATTTCTATATTTTCCAACATAGTCAAATGCAGTGCTGACATTGCAACTGTACCATTCACTGTACAGATCTGTATCCATTTTAACAGAGTTTGTTCAATTATGCTAAAACAAATAATCAGATTAGCAGTCAGGTAATGGATGCAAGCAGAAAGAAAACTAAGAACAGAGCACATATCGACCATTTGGCACATGAGAGGTGAGATTAGCAGGGGCTTACCACGTATAAACCAGCAAAAAGAGAAACGGTGACAAGAATCAGGGGCCCAAATGCCAGAAAGAAGGTACTGCCAAGTGATAGTAGTAACTTTGCCCGAGGAACAAGACCCTGTGAAAAGAAATAAACAATTACAAGGGAAAGGCAAGTCACTGGTTATTTTATTATCACATTGTTACTGCTCTGATAACCGGTACTAGACAAAAAATCTTCAGTAAATAATGATAAGGTGAAGACAGAACAGCTGTTGATTATCTGATTATCATATAGTACTGCTGAATAGATAGTTGACACAGGTGAATATTCTTCTGAACATGACTATTTAACTGATATAAACATGGATACATGAGCATGGGTTACATGGATACATGAGCATGGGTTCAACTATCAAACACAGAACAGATAAAAGAATTGTACTAATCAGGCCCCAGGAATTCCGACGATGCTCTAACACACACCATATGCCAAAAGCACTGCTCATCAGCTCATGTTTACCTACCAAAAAGGATAAAACTAATGATCAGGAAATTGACAAATTTTTCCTACAAACCAGAAGCGATGTTGATGCAGAAGTACCAATAGAATCACACAAAGAAGCCCAATTTGTCTCCTATTCACAACAGTACATCTCTACCTACTAGCACTAGGAAGACAGCAACAATCACCATTTTTCAAGGCTTCCAGCTTAGGATTATTGAAGATTTTTCAAGACCAATTTGTCTCCTATGAAGTATTCACAAACGTGATTGTTGCGCCGTCTTCCTAGTACAACGCTCACGTTTCCATTTTTCAATTACTAGTACAACACGATATCCAGTTCTTGCCTCATTCAACTTGGCCATGCTACAAAAAAATTGATCTTCCAGCTCAGGAAAAGCCGATCAAAATGGCGCGCGCGCGAGAGAGCGAGGAAAAGTGGGGGACGGCAAGCGCACCTCGAGGCCCTCGCTGTTGAGCGCCATGGACCGCTCCCGCTGGCCGTTCGCCGCGGCGCCGCGCTCGAACTCGGCGGCCGCCACCCGGCGCTTGGCCCCGGCCTCCGGCGCCCCCTCCTCCGCCTCCTTATTAGCGCCCGCGGCGGGCGTAGCGCCGGCCCCCGGCGCCATCCCGCGGCGCCGGAGCTCCCTGGCGAAGAGCGACTCGGGCTCCTCGGCggcctccccctcccccttccctccctccccGCTGGCGCGGCACCTCACGACGCGGAGGCGGCGCAGCCGTGGCCGTAGCGACGGGGACGCGGCGGTGGCCGATGGCGGGCGCATGGCAGCGGGGCGCGCGAGGCGGGTCACGGCCATGGCCATCGCGGCGGGGCTGGAGACTGGGTCGTCGTCGGTTTCGTGCGCGTCGAGGCGTCGCGAGGCGTTGTTAGGCGGAGGAGAGGCCAAGTCGGAGGACCGGGCTCGCTTGGCcttggcggcggcgcgggcgggatCTGGCCGTCGTGTCGGCATCGACGCGGAATGGAGGGCCGGGATCCCGCGGAGAGCTCGTGCGGCTGGGGACGGAGGAAGTGGTGGCGTGTGGAGGAGTGCGGGGACGGCCGGACGCGGACGGGGCTGCGGCCTGCGGGAGCACGAGAGGCGGTGGGCGGGACACGTGTGCGGCCGGCCCTCAGGGAGCTGGAGTTTCTTctgtaataaaataaaaaaagtctTGAGTT is part of the Miscanthus floridulus cultivar M001 chromosome 9, ASM1932011v1, whole genome shotgun sequence genome and encodes:
- the LOC136482435 gene encoding uncharacterized protein isoform X1; this translates as MPTRRPDPARAAAKAKRARSSDLASPPPNNASRRLDAHETDDDPVSSPAAMAMAVTRLARPAAMRPPSATAASPSLRPRLRRLRVVRCRASGEGGKGEGEAAEEPESLFARELRRRGMAPGAGATPAAGANKEAEEGAPEAGAKRRVAAAEFERGAAANGQRERSMALNSEGLEGLVPRAKLLLSLGSTFFLAFGPLILVTVSLFAGLYVYIGPSFVHDASKTPVSVQPYIDPYELLEDERLSRPSPDVF
- the LOC136482435 gene encoding uncharacterized protein isoform X2, which gives rise to MPTRRPDPARAAAKAKRARSSDLASPPPNNASRRLDAHETDDDPVSSPAAMAMAVTRLARPAAMRPPSATAASPSLRPRLRRLRVVRCRASGEGGKGEGEAAEEPESLFARELRRRGMAPGAGATPAAGANKEAEEGAPEAGAKRRVAAAEFERGAAANGQRERSMALNSEGLEGLVPRAKLLLSLGSTFFLAFGPLILFTVSLFAGLYVYFGPSFVHDASKTPVSLPPYIDPYELLEDERLSRPSPDVF